The window tgtcttaaattgctaaatatttattctcttatgctatgatgatttgtttataatattcctgactctggcgccagtgaatattcaactacggatacttacaactctggcgttggtaagtATTACGTAACCCaaaataaaagtgaataatgttgccaataaaaataaatttaaatatattcatgcatattttttatttttttattttttattttctatttttttattttttttgtttttgggctGGGTccagctcagcccacatgggctgggctggacccagccagcccggccCGGCCTgatcactggcccaagccagcgACCCGGCTGGGCAAGATGCACACAgtgtgaaggtaattaaattaccttcacaGTGTGTTCAATGTTTTATTGAACACGGAGAATAAAAGTGGGATGGGCGTACCTGCTTCTAGAGACGACGAAGATGGTTGTCGCGCGGTGGTTCCTCCCGTTTGCGTCTGACCTTGCCTTATGCGTTCCTTTGCTGCCGTTCCTACCGCCTTTTCTACTTTTTCTTTGTGTTCCTCTGTTTTCTCAGTTCTTGAGATGGAGGAATTAAGAAGATGACGATGCCGGTTCTCTCGGGTggttcttctttctttgttttcttgctcTGTTTTATTCTGTGTTATGCTTGAATCTGGAACTAAACCAAAGCTGGGTTTAGTCCTCTATTTTCTTCCTTTGGTGTTCGTTTTCTCCCCCCTGTGTCTGCTTCGTTTCCTCTCTGTTTTTGCTCGTCTGGTGGTGTTCCCAGTGTTACTTCCTCTCCTCCGGTTTGTTCCCTTTTCTAGTTCTTTGTCCGATCTTCTCCGTCTAAGATGGAGACAATGGTGGTAAAAGCACGAGGTGCTGCTGGTTGATGGACCAAAATTTTCCCTGGTTCGGTTTCTCTCCGTCTCACTCCCCGGTTCTGTCTTTTTCTTTagcctcctctgtttctttgagaagaaacagaggaatGCAAGTCTGCTCCTCCTTTTGCCTTCCCCCCCCCCCGGTTCTGTCCCTCTCTCTACTGTCTTTTTTTCGTCTTCGGGTTCTTCCTTTTTCACCCCCCTCCTGCGCTCTCTCATcttctctggctttatagccAGAGAATGCCAAGCACCTCTACAATTGAAACGGCTTCAAAGCCATTACTGCAGAAACCGTTCCTGTGGAAGGAGACGAAGAAGGCGACAATTGATTTCTAGAAACGGCGCCGTTTGTGTGATGGGAATGGCCATTTGCAATCTAGTCACTGAAGTTCTGAAATCGTGTAATCAAGCCCCtggataaattgtaattggaccccTGTATTTCGGCGTTTTTTACAAACGAATCCTTGAACTTTAATCTATTGCAATCGTGCccccaattaaccccaaactttgctatttcttcaattaagcccctgattggattaattaaattaattccaagcttaattaagtctcaaaacttatcaattctccaattaaaaccttaattggattaattaaattaattccaagcttaattaagtctcaaaacttatccattcttcaattaaacccttgacttgattaattaaattaattccaagcttaattagattaattctaaagtttaattaaaccctaaaacttccaatcatgttgcccttaacccaaatttcaattcaatcttcatttatttcattttacttgtttttttcatcattattatttttttatcatcgttttttatccttttcaataaataaaataataataataattaaaataaaaatggtcaaaaattgggttatgacatccaggaattcattttcctgaaacaaacaaggcataagatttaatactaaattaaaatgcaaatttGGATATTCGTGTATTGATAGATAAATTAGAGTTTCACATTATGTGAGTCACTAACATGCTTTTTACATGAACTTAAGGATTGTAGTATTGTCAAGCAAATATTATCATGCCTATAAAGagtgaaaacaaatattaatattttcattttgtgtgaaagatgtgtttatatataatccTCTAATATCATCATAAACATAGAGTGAAAATGGGTGTGGAAAAGAAGTGAGAAAAGATTTGTATGAATTGGTTGAAGTttagaaaataacaaatttaagtGTGTCCATTCTAAATGTCATGGCAAATCATTTGGTACTATTGATGCTATGTGCTCTCGTAGTGAAACCAAGCACTTAAAGTTTAAATTCTATCTCAATTATTATGACAATGTTTTttagaatcaaaattttaaaactattaatgTTGGTGGACGTACTTTGGGCTTATAAAACTTCACTTATAACTGCAACAGGAGAAACGCTCTATGCTTTAATGTTTGGCCAAAAAGTTGTATTACCTTGCGAAGTGGATATTAAGTTTGTAAGAGTTCAATATCAAAACGCAATGATACAAGAGTTAAGGGATATGGATGAGGGAAGAATTGATGCTTTGAACAAGTTGTAGAAAGAAAAGTTACAAGTTCAAAAAACATACAATAAAAAAGTGAAGAAACGAAAATTCATGCAAAGAGACCTAGTCTACAAAGCAAGTCTCCCCCTGGAATGAAAGGTAGGCAATTTGAAAAATGGTCTCTAACTTAGGAGGGACATTTCAGAATAAATCAAACCTACTTTGGAAATACTTATTTGTTAGAAAGCATAAATGGGGTAATACATGCAAAAGCGATTAATGGAAAATATCTCAAAATTTACACACCATTCATATAAAAGGCCAACAAAAaggtattaaaatataaatacccTGAAATGTGGGATCAATTTCTCCAACattctaacaaaaaaacacacacacacatacacatacaTATCAATTGTGAGAGCAATTTCTCCAACATATCATATGAACCCATCATAAACTCATTGTTTCGAGATATGAGATAGTTAAGTCCATAgataatcaagtttaaaaaagacttttataaatatcaaaGCCAAATCATAGAGtagaaatttgattcttaatcaattaGGAAAGGGAGTCAAACTCCCTCTTTGCATACAAGTTGGTCAGCTCCTTTAAAAATCCACCTAaggccttcttcttttttattcaatttattgcCTAATAGTAGCCAACTCAGATTTCAAAGTATCTACACTGTTTTCAAGCTGCTTAAGCTTAAGTTAGGAAGActtataattagttaaaaataacACATATAACATTAGAAAATTACCATAACTAGCTGGTTCATCATCTTTCTTTAAATTTGAGGAATTATGGACTTATGTAGTAGCTCTATCAATCACAGGGGTTTCTAGAGGAGGCTCAGGTTCCACACTGGTGGTAGACTCTAAAAGGAAACTTTGAAGCTACTAACTTTACAGTAACAAGCTCTTTAATTAGAGAAGGTTTAGAAATAGCAGACCTGGTCCATGACCTGATTGCACAATAAAGGGGAACTTCTTTATAATcatattctaaattaaaaaatgatgaattagAAGGAGGAGCTGTTGATTTTTAAGCGatagatttaaattattttcctttctttaaggAATAGAAAGCTTTTATAGATAGCTCAGACTTAGAGGAGGGCCGACTTCGAATAGATTTTGCAGTAGGCTTGGTCTCaactttcttcatcttcttgggGTCTTAAAGGTGTGAGTTAGAAAATAGAATAACAAAGGCTTTACTACTATCACTTCctggtgtattttttttaggaggTTTAAGAAAAACCCTAAAGTCATAAATAGACTTTGCAATACCTTTCTCAATGAAACTTTATTTCCAAATAGTAGCCCACCAAAACTAGAAAGTAATAGTTAATGTAGGAAAAAGATTTGGACATGACAAATCAGAGAACTCATAAACAACCTTTCCATGTTTTTCCAAGATTTCAAGATCTGAAACCTTGGCATTACACCTATAGTGTAAAGGGGAATTGACATGGTTATAAAGAAAGATGGCAGGGGATCGTGACATATGCTAAATTACATGGCAACAAGATCAGGGTAATAGCTTTCTGCCTTAACAATGCTAGAGACTAGAATAATAATAAGTCCATTAGTCAAGATAGAAGTCTAGTACTTAAAGTTCTCACTAGATAAAAATGTACTCAAGGAACAAAGCTTATACCAATCTGACCCTTACTTCTTGGCATGAAAAAGGACTTCATTCATCATGGAGTCGATAAGAAAAGACTAGTGCATACATTATAATTGCAAAAGAGAATGAATTAATGGGAGCTATAGTAAGGCTATAAAAGTGACCATAAGAAAGAAGCTTACTAGTGTCCAAAATAGCAACTCTAGAGTAGTACAGAGAAAAATAGGCAACAGCCTAGAACACAACAAACCATAAAGGGCCACCAACCGACCACAAAACATTTTCTTTGATAGCATATTGTAAACTCTTAAATGTCATACCTAAAAATAGAGGAGTTAAAGTTAAATGTGGATTACAAGGAAGAtcaggacaaaaaaaaatcaacaactcAAACTCAAATAACTGCATTTCAATTTTAGCAAGTTCTTAAGACTTTTCAAACCTAAAACCAGTAGGTGATAATTTGTAGGTGATAATTTGTAAGTGGTAATTCTGTAGGCAATAACTATAGGCGATAATTGTAGGCGATAGAATAGTAGGCTGTAGTAAAGTAAACATGTATTTTCCTTTGTAATTAGTAAGCTTACGGTTTCAATTCCATATACCAAAAATACCAAAGAGATGTTTCATTGTCTAGGAGTTCTAATTCATGGATGTAATTACAATATGAATCACTCTATGAATATAAGTATTCATTTCAAAAGTTATTGTGTTTACTATACATTcaagttgttttaattatttagttacTTCTTCAGTTGAACTACTATTTGTATGAAGTGGATTTAATCATATTGATATTTGTGTAACTATATAATACaaatttgaaaatacttgaGTAGATCTAAGAGTAAATCTAGAgttctaatcaattaatttagaaCTCCAGAACTCAAATCAGTTAACTTAAAACAACAATCTTAAGTtgcaaagtttttttaattgagatagacacaaaaaaacatacatCAAAACATAACTATTGACCAAAGATaccactttaaaaatataaatacacaagaagaaaaatttatcataattacaagaaaaatattaaaacaatccaaaattagCAAGCAATTATAatgaatagaaataaaaagggaGAGTTTTACAAATTTGTTATCAAGAGGAGAAGAGGAACAATCACAAGCCATATATAAGTGAGAAATTCAAGTTAAGTTTCTTCTTTATGTATATAGCTtggtatataaaagaaaaaatagtcgCCACTGCCAAAGAAAGTTATTGGATTGAGAAAAGAGCGAAAGGATAGGAAGTGATGCCAAAAAGACAACTCTAATTTTCTTTACATATATAGCTTAgtataaatgtaattttttcaaactttaaagTTGTTAATGCACTTTGGGTTAGGTTTGGGTTGAGTTTCGGGTAGGGTAAATTAGTATCTATACTTAACTCAAAACCCGAATTTTTGCCTTCAAGTTTTATCCAAACTCAAtcgaataaatttttttttattcatttagttTGATTAGTATCCATCAAATTCGAGTAAAATTATCATCTCTAACcatattaaaaatagttaacaaattattttaggatcgtttttttttttgtatataaaagaaCTAGTAGCAAATAATTTCAttcatatatcaaaattaagtttCTTAAATGTTAAGTTTAAAGTAAATTAtcgatgtaaaaataaaaattattattataatatcacgTCTGAATACAGGTCAacctattaatttaaaatttaattaggattGTGTTAgtgaaaaaacctaatttttttataagaaaaataatttttaaaataattttttaaaaaaaaacttggattgaCACTGATTAACATGTTTGATGTATGATTAAGAGATTTGATATGTGTTTTAGGCTCAAATCAATTATTATAGTTATGATTAAAACATGAATGAAAAGTTAAATACCAAGAACTTTGAAGATTCATCTCTTCCCATGGTGAagaataaattgtttttggatCAGAAAGAGCAATCGAATAAGAATTCACTTACCTAATTTCTGAGAACTTCAAGAGTTAAATATTTCAAGAGGTGTTTCTAGACTCCAATCAGGGCTCCATACTTatatttaagggtttttttttaaaaaaaaagaaggattgtTGGCAAAGCGAGAACAATTATTGAACCGACTAAGCACTCAGCATTATTTTGGGCACAGAAATCATGCATGTGTTAGGAATGGAATTTGTACGCCAGGTGGAAAGAGGATTCGAAGAAAGGTCAAGAGATCATTGTCATTGCATTGATAATGCTAGGCCATGTTGAGAATTGCCATGTTCTGATTGATGACCTTTGAAGAAATGGCAGCCTCGTCTTCATTCTCAGTCAGTCACGAGGCTCCAACGATCATGGCTGTTGGGTTTACAGCtcattttacaaatttattctCAGGATATTACTTCTTCACTTAATTTAATTACTTATATTAATTGTTCTATCACTAGTGTATTTCTGTGATTGTTGGGTTTACCACCATTGTATCTCCAAAAtcttgcttggtttttttttatttatttattttaagtagtAATTTTTGGTAATGTGATTCAATcgtattttttagaatttttaagattttaattttttaattattttaatatgtcgatgtgaaaaataaaatttaaaattaatatatatattacattaaaataaaataatgattgttGAGGGAATAAGTATCAGACAAGTTGGACCcaacaatattttctaaaatgataataatattacagAAACTATGTAGCAATCACTCATCGAGCAAAGCTGTCGGTCATCAAGTTCAACTACCCCCCAACTCTGCCATCTTATGCAATACAAATAAGAGCCATTACTTTAATCATCTTCTTAGGATCCCGCCACATTTGCGGCCACTACTTTTGCTCTCTCAGTTTCTGGGTCGTTGCTTGGTCTCCAGACTCTTTCCACTCTTGTAAGTGATCTCTCAGTGCTCCACATTGTTTGAATTCTGTGTTGTAACCCCTAGTCTGTAAGGATACCATTTCAGTTGATTATAAAAGAGCAGAAATTGAAAGAGAGAAGTTGTTTTTATACTTAAAGAGAGGTTGTTTCCTCAGCAGCGAAATGGAAATGTGCTTGAAATTGCTTGTGTGTTGTTGGGTTTTCTTCGTTTTTGTTATTCTATCTCTGAAGTTGCCAAGAAAACAAGATAAAcgaaacaaaaaaggaaaagaattttGTTGAATATCATGTTATGTGTAGTTTTGGCTGCTTTTTAGTTGATAATTGTAACTTGGATGAGTCGCATTATAGTAATACAGTCAAGAGAGAATAATTTGACTGAAATTCTGCTAGTCTTTGATCATGTGTAGCAAATCACAAAAATGGCACAatgctatttcttcttttgaactgttttctcagtaaccaaagggtaagccttaactttttcttcttcttcttttagcaTTGTTTGCTTTAGGGGAATGATATTGGATTGAATGCCAATAGGAAATTCAGAGGGAAATCTaactttggtttgttttttgcCCAGTTTACACAGGTTCCCTTGATATCTGCACTTGATTATAAAGAACTAATAGGCCAATCTATTCATTGGCAAAGATGACTGTTACTCAACTTAGACGTTTACCCTTTTATGGAGTCACTGGTAAAAGACGTGAAAGAAGAGTGAATAAAAGGGGTGAAGCTTTTacattaaaagatgaaataaaagttCCTCATCTTTGTCATTTTGTGGTGAGCAATAAGAGGGGACTGAGATTCAACACTTTCACCAAGTGTTGTGGGTCAATCTTTGATCGGCAAACTTCAGAATATAGCTTGAATCTTTCGAATGTCGAGCAGAGATTGGCTTCAAACAATGGGAGATCTGTAAGCAAGGGAATCTAGTAAGATTTACTACTTCTAATTCACTTCGCCTTCAGGGTTTGTTTTCATGTATATGTGATCTGCTTTGTGTAGTAATGATAAATGTCTTCGTACCATACTTGTATTTATTCTTTCAATCTTGGCTGGCTGCATCATTTAGGATGTCTCTCTTTGACGATATtgtgattataattattatctttcttACATGTAAATATTCTTGGTTATCTTTCAGTGACTCAACAGGGCCACCAATAGCCAGTCAATCACGCACGCCTAGTGTCCAAAATGAACTCATAATGCTTTCTATACCAGCAATTGCTGGACAAGCAATTGAACCCTTAGCACAACTCATGGAAACAGCTTATGTCGGTAGATTGGGTAGGTATTTCCTGGTGAATCTAGATTTACAAATGTTCTATTGGAAAACAGCAACAGCTTAGTGAGCTCTTAAACTTTTTATGTTCAAAAAGGTCCTTTGGAGTTAGCAACAGCAGGAGTTTCCATGTCAATATTCAATATCCTATCAAAGGTTTTTAATATACCTCTCCTCAGTGTAGCAACTTCATTTGTGGCTGAAGACATCTCAAGGAATGCTAGCAAGTCTACTTCaggtaaatataatttattaacacGTGTTAGTCAAGCTTCTAGCGGACATGCAACTGTATCGTATGAGCGCAGAATTGGAAGATTGTTAGTCTAAACTTGAAGTTGGTTGATGTACAGGTCATCTCCACCCTGAAGATGAAATGGCTGAAAGAAAGTCACTGTCCTCTGTCTCTACGGCTTTAGTCTTAGCAGCTGGAATTGGTGTATTTGAGGCTTTGGCTATGTATCTAGGATCCGGAATATTTCTCAATATGATGGGCATACCACCTGTAAGTACACCTGATATTTCATTACCATATcaattcttcttttctcttgttaCTGAAAATTATGTCTCATGTGATATTTTTATCTACTGTGTTGACTGTTTTCTGAACCTAATTTTCTGCACAGGCTTCACCAATGCGCATCCCAGCAGAAAGATTTCTCAAACTCAGGGCAATTGGTGCTCCAGCAGTTGTAGTTTATCTGGCCATTCAGGGCATTTTTCGTGGGTTTAAGGACACTAAGACTCCTGTCCTTTGTCTAGGCAGGTGTTTGGCTGGAATTATTAAGTACCAACAAGTCCTTAGgttatttttagtttctttaaCAGACATAGAGCATAAATGTAACAACATCAGTAAGCATCACATATCTGCTTTGGTTAGATGAAACTGGCACAAAGGCTACCATATTTAACAGCATCAGTAAGCATCACATATCCACAGCTAGAATCTTCACTTTCTTTACCTGGCATTACAATTACATTAATGATGGTCTAAGACCGATGAATTGTTAGAACAATCAGATGTTAGGATATGCATGCTTCCAACAAGATTTCCGATTCAGTAAGTGTAAGTATTCTATTGATCTGACCGAGTTGGAATATTTATTTGCAGGGTTTGGCAATTTTTCAGCTGTACTCTTGTTCCCCTTGCTGATGAACTATTTTGGCTTGGGTGTAACTGGAGCTGCCATCTCAACCGTTGTGTCGCAGTATGTTCTTTTTACTGTGCTACATTTTCTTTTGCTCCCACTACAGTGAGCATCATAAATAATGGCtttgaatcaaaattttcaGATACGTTGTTGCCTTTCTCATGATCTGGTATCTTAACAAAAGGACAATTTTGTCCCTTCCGAATGTCCAAAGCTTGGATTGTGGTGGCTACCTCAGCTCTGGTAAGTCTTAGTGCTCTGATGCATTTAGCCATGATCAACTTTTATATATCCACGAAGATTTTAACAACTATATGTTGTTTGCTATGTTGTGATGGTTTCTTTTTGTCAGAACGTGTTGAAATATGTACCTAGTCTTAGTGTTGTTTTAATAATACTAACCTAGTAATACCTCTGCACT is drawn from Populus nigra chromosome 5, ddPopNigr1.1, whole genome shotgun sequence and contains these coding sequences:
- the LOC133693155 gene encoding protein DETOXIFICATION 45, chloroplastic-like isoform X2, with translation MTVTQLRRLPFYGVTGKRRERRVNKRGEAFTLKDEIKVPHLCHFVVSNKRGLRFNTFTKCCGSIFDRQTSEYSLNLSNVEQRLASNNGRSVSKGIYDSTGPPIASQSRTPSVQNELIMLSIPAIAGQAIEPLAQLMETAYVGRLGPLELATAGVSMSIFNILSKVFNIPLLSVATSFVAEDISRNASKSTSGHLHPEDEMAERKSLSSVSTALVLAAGIGVFEALAMYLGSGIFLNMMGIPPASPMRIPAERFLKLRAIGAPAVVVYLAIQGIFRGFKDTKTPVLCLGFGNFSAVLLFPLLMNYFGLGVTGAAISTVVSQYVVAFLMIWYLNKRTILSLPNVQSLDCGGYLSSGGFLLGRTLAAVMTITLSTSMAARQGALPMAAHQICLQVWLSVSLLADAQAASGQALIASSSAKGDYSTVKEITFSALKIGLITGISLAIILGVSFSSIATMFTKDAEVLAIVRSGLLFVSASQPINALAYIFDGLHYGISDFSYAAWSMMMVGAISSSFILYAPSIVGLYGVWSGLTLFMGLRTVAGYMRLISKNGPWWFLHEDIPKNWRLDEA
- the LOC133693155 gene encoding protein DETOXIFICATION 45, chloroplastic-like isoform X1; the encoded protein is MTVTQLRRLPFYGVTGKRRERRVNKRGEAFTLKDEIKVPHLCHFVVSNKRGLRFNTFTKCCGSIFDRQTSEYSLNLSNVEQRLASNNGRSVSKGIYDSTGPPIASQSRTPSVQNELIMLSIPAIAGQAIEPLAQLMETAYVGRLGPLELATAGVSMSIFNILSKVFNIPLLSVATSFVAEDISRNASKSTSGHLHPEDEMAERKSLSSVSTALVLAAGIGVFEALAMYLGSGIFLNMMGIPPASPMRIPAERFLKLRAIGAPAVVVYLAIQGIFRGFKDTKTPVLCLGFGNFSAVLLFPLLMNYFGLGVTGAAISTVVSQYVVAFLMIWYLNKRTILSLPNVQSLDCGGYLSSGGFLLGRTLAAVMTITLSTSMAARQGALPMAAHQICLQVWLSVSLLADAQAASGQALIASSSAKGDYSTVKEITFSALKIGLITGISLAIILGVSFSSIATMFTKDAEVLAIVRSGLLFVSASQPINALAYIFDGLHYGISDFSYAAWSMMMVGAISSSFILYAPSIVGLYGVWSGLTLFMGLRTVAGYMRLISKNGPWWFLHEDIPKNWRLDEGIDNQTKLITQA